In a genomic window of Poecilia reticulata strain Guanapo linkage group LG22, Guppy_female_1.0+MT, whole genome shotgun sequence:
- the vcpkmt gene encoding protein N-lysine methyltransferase METTL21D isoform X3: protein MWCGRTVVELGAGTGVVGLMAATLGAHVIVTDLEDLQSLLNVNIQENQTLIQSGSISAKVLKWGDDVSELSPPPHYIIMADCIYYEQSIGPLVETLKQLSGPETSIICCYEQRTEGVNPEVENKFFELLQRNFICETIPSDKQDPEFSSPDIHILHIRRKD from the exons ATGTGGTGTGGCAGGACTGTGGTGGAATTAGGTGCTGGGACAGGAGTAGTTGGTCTGATGGCAGCAACACTCGG TGCTCATGTCATAGTAACAGACCTGGAAGATTTGCAGTCCCTCCTGAATGTGAATATTCAGGAAAACCAGACACTCATTCAGAGTGGGTCCATATCTGCCAAGGTACTGAAATG gGGTGATGATGTGTCTGAACTATCACCTCCTCCACATTACATTATCATGGCAGATTGCATATATTATGAGCAG TCTATAGGTCCACTGGTGGAGACATTGAAGCAGCTTTCTGGACCAGAGACCTCCATTATCTGCTGCTATGAGCAACGCACCGAGGGCGTTAATCCAGAAGtggaaaataagttttttgag ttgcTGCAACGAAATTTCATCTGTGAGACAATCCCTTCTGACAAACAGGACCCAGAGTTCAGCAGTCCCGACATCCATATTCTGCACATTCGAAGAAAAGACTGA
- the vcpkmt gene encoding protein N-lysine methyltransferase METTL21D isoform X1, with protein MAAPEIDNSKYFVREIEKNDGCVLRMKQCYIGDVGCVVWDAAIVLAKYLETKTFYDPSTGVNMWCGRTVVELGAGTGVVGLMAATLGAHVIVTDLEDLQSLLNVNIQENQTLIQSGSISAKVLKWGDDVSELSPPPHYIIMADCIYYEQSIGPLVETLKQLSGPETSIICCYEQRTEGVNPEVENKFFELLQRNFICETIPSDKQDPEFSSPDIHILHIRRKD; from the exons ATGGCGGCACCAGAAATAGACAATAGCAAGTATTTTGTAAGAGAAATCGAAAAGAATGACGGATGCGTCTTAAGAATGAAACAATGCTACATAGGGGACGTTGGTTGTGTCGTCTGGGATGCAGCCATTGTTCTCGCTAAATATTTAGAGACTAAAACGTTTTATGACCCGTCGACAGGAGTCAACATGTGGTGTGGCAGGACTGTGGTGGAATTAGGTGCTGGGACAGGAGTAGTTGGTCTGATGGCAGCAACACTCGG TGCTCATGTCATAGTAACAGACCTGGAAGATTTGCAGTCCCTCCTGAATGTGAATATTCAGGAAAACCAGACACTCATTCAGAGTGGGTCCATATCTGCCAAGGTACTGAAATG gGGTGATGATGTGTCTGAACTATCACCTCCTCCACATTACATTATCATGGCAGATTGCATATATTATGAGCAG TCTATAGGTCCACTGGTGGAGACATTGAAGCAGCTTTCTGGACCAGAGACCTCCATTATCTGCTGCTATGAGCAACGCACCGAGGGCGTTAATCCAGAAGtggaaaataagttttttgag ttgcTGCAACGAAATTTCATCTGTGAGACAATCCCTTCTGACAAACAGGACCCAGAGTTCAGCAGTCCCGACATCCATATTCTGCACATTCGAAGAAAAGACTGA